One genomic segment of Candidatus Hydrogenedentota bacterium includes these proteins:
- the hisF gene encoding imidazole glycerol phosphate synthase subunit HisF produces MHKVRVIPVLLLRERGLEKGVRFTDFKYVGCPVNAARVFNRHNVDELVLLDTRATVEGRGPVNDIVREIARESFMPFTVGGGVRSVEMMRDLLVCGADRVALNTAAVERPELVAAGADRFGRQCMVVSLDARRTPGGGWEAVTHAGTRPTGRDPVSLAREMEEAGAGEILITSIDRDGTMEGYDLPLVRAVSEAVSIPVIAGGGAGSVAHLAEAVYDGGASAVAAGAFFLFFGKRRTVLITYPTDRDLAKHFRPEHIRPKDTPEVVPLDAARR; encoded by the coding sequence ATGCATAAGGTGCGCGTGATCCCGGTGCTGCTGCTGCGCGAGCGCGGGCTCGAGAAGGGGGTCCGCTTCACGGACTTCAAGTATGTGGGGTGCCCGGTGAACGCCGCGCGGGTGTTCAACCGGCACAACGTGGACGAGCTGGTGCTGCTGGACACGCGGGCGACGGTGGAGGGGCGCGGCCCGGTGAACGACATCGTGAGGGAGATCGCGCGGGAGTCCTTCATGCCCTTCACCGTGGGCGGCGGTGTGCGCTCGGTGGAGATGATGCGCGACCTGCTGGTCTGCGGGGCCGACCGCGTGGCGCTGAACACGGCGGCGGTGGAGCGCCCCGAGCTGGTGGCGGCGGGGGCCGACCGCTTCGGGCGGCAGTGCATGGTGGTGTCCCTCGACGCGCGCCGGACCCCCGGCGGCGGCTGGGAGGCGGTCACCCACGCGGGCACGCGGCCCACGGGCCGCGACCCCGTGTCCCTGGCCCGCGAGATGGAGGAGGCGGGCGCGGGGGAGATTCTCATCACCTCGATAGACCGCGACGGCACGATGGAGGGCTACGACCTCCCGCTGGTGCGGGCCGTGTCGGAGGCCGTGTCCATCCCGGTGATCGCGGGCGGCGGCGCGGGGTCCGTGGCGCACCTCGCGGAGGCGGTCTACGACGGCGGGGCCTCGGCGGTGGCGGCGGGCGCGTTTTTCCTGTTTTTCGGGAAACGCCGCACCGTGCTGATCACCTACCCGACGGACCGCGACCTGGCGAAGCACTTCCGGCCGGAGCACATCCGGCCGAAGGACACGCCCGAGGTGGTGCCCCTGGACGCGGCCCGGCGGTGA
- the hisH gene encoding imidazole glycerol phosphate synthase subunit HisH: protein MIVIVDYKMGNLDSVVRALTRVGAPVCVSADPAAVGAASGLVLPGVGAFAQAMRNLADDGLLPVLHRKVLEEKTPVLGICLGFQLMSDHGEEGDADGLGWIGGVTRRFRFPEGAAPKIPHMGWNDLAPRQADNPLFEGLDPAACFYFAHSYHVTDPRPECVATVTEYGETFVSSARLGNIFGTQFHPEKSYLNGLRLLRNFAGLAAHA, encoded by the coding sequence ATGATCGTGATCGTTGACTACAAGATGGGCAATCTGGACTCCGTGGTGCGGGCGCTCACGCGGGTGGGCGCGCCGGTGTGCGTGTCGGCGGACCCGGCGGCGGTGGGGGCGGCGTCGGGGCTGGTGCTGCCGGGGGTGGGGGCCTTCGCGCAGGCGATGCGCAACCTGGCGGACGACGGGCTGCTCCCGGTGCTGCACCGCAAGGTGCTGGAGGAGAAGACGCCGGTGCTGGGCATCTGCCTGGGGTTCCAGCTCATGTCGGACCACGGGGAGGAGGGGGACGCGGACGGCCTGGGCTGGATCGGCGGGGTGACGCGGAGGTTCCGGTTCCCGGAGGGGGCGGCGCCGAAGATCCCGCACATGGGGTGGAACGACCTGGCACCGCGGCAGGCGGACAACCCGCTCTTTGAGGGGCTGGACCCGGCGGCGTGCTTCTATTTCGCCCATTCGTACCATGTGACGGACCCGCGGCCCGAATGCGTGGCGACGGTCACGGAGTACGGCGAGACCTTCGTGTCCAGCGCGCGGCTGGGCAACATCTTCGGCACGCAGTTCCACCCGGAGAAGAGCTACCTGAACGGCCTGCGCCTGCTGCGCAATTTCGCGGGGCTCGCCGCCCATGCATAA
- a CDS encoding TRAP transporter large permease subunit yields MTDAWITLAVFVLCYVLFVALPARRALVACAGGAVLILAGALDWHDALLVKINWNVMGLFFGTLILAELFTLSRVPAVIAEWLVDRAPSARVAMLFLCALSGFISMFVENVAVVLLVAPVALSLSTKLKINPVPLLVGIAVSSNLQGTATMIGDPPSMILAGYMRMGFWDFFVYHGRPGIFFSVQIGALASLAVLGFLFRRSAQRIAVVPQEAARSWVPAVLLCLLVVGLSFSTAFDPEFKWFAGVLTMTLGGAAFAWFRLVARWGSARAFLRGLDWDTTFFLMGVFVVVGALSESGWLDTLASGIAGSVGGSQFLAFAAIVLLSVVVSGIVDNVPFLLVMIPVVEKVATLMGAPVPLLMFGLLIGACLGGNLTPIGASANVVTLGILKKQGHTVTFREFMAVGVPFTAAAVLSAGVFTWFVWAE; encoded by the coding sequence TTGACCGACGCTTGGATCACCCTGGCCGTTTTTGTCCTGTGCTACGTCCTGTTCGTGGCGCTGCCCGCGCGGCGCGCGCTGGTCGCGTGCGCCGGGGGCGCCGTCCTCATCCTCGCGGGCGCCCTCGACTGGCACGACGCGCTCCTCGTGAAGATCAACTGGAACGTCATGGGCCTTTTCTTCGGCACCCTGATCCTTGCCGAGCTGTTCACCCTCTCCCGCGTGCCCGCCGTGATTGCCGAGTGGCTGGTGGACCGCGCGCCCAGCGCCCGCGTCGCCATGCTGTTCCTCTGCGCCCTGTCCGGGTTCATCTCCATGTTCGTCGAGAACGTGGCGGTGGTGCTGCTGGTGGCCCCGGTCGCCCTGAGCCTCTCGACGAAGCTCAAGATCAACCCCGTGCCCCTGCTGGTGGGCATCGCGGTCAGCAGCAACCTCCAGGGCACCGCCACCATGATCGGCGACCCGCCCAGCATGATCCTCGCGGGCTACATGCGCATGGGGTTCTGGGACTTCTTCGTCTACCACGGCCGCCCCGGCATCTTCTTCTCCGTCCAGATCGGCGCGCTCGCCTCGCTGGCCGTGCTGGGGTTCCTCTTCCGCCGCAGCGCCCAGCGGATCGCCGTTGTCCCGCAGGAGGCCGCCCGGTCCTGGGTGCCCGCCGTGCTGCTCTGCCTGCTGGTCGTCGGCCTCTCCTTCTCGACGGCCTTCGACCCCGAGTTCAAGTGGTTCGCCGGCGTGCTCACCATGACCCTGGGCGGCGCGGCCTTCGCGTGGTTCCGCCTCGTCGCGCGGTGGGGCAGCGCGCGCGCCTTCCTGCGCGGGCTGGACTGGGACACGACCTTCTTCCTTATGGGCGTGTTCGTGGTGGTGGGGGCCCTCAGCGAGTCGGGCTGGCTGGACACCCTCGCCTCGGGCATCGCGGGCTCCGTCGGCGGCAGCCAGTTCCTCGCCTTCGCGGCGATTGTCCTGCTGTCCGTTGTTGTGTCGGGAATTGTGGACAACGTGCCCTTCCTGCTCGTCATGATCCCCGTGGTCGAGAAGGTGGCGACCCTCATGGGCGCGCCCGTGCCCCTGCTCATGTTCGGCCTGCTCATCGGGGCCTGTCTCGGCGGCAACCTGACCCCCATCGGCGCCTCGGCCAACGTGGTGACCCTCGGCATCCTCAAGAAACAGGGGCACACCGTGACGTTCCGCGAGTTTATGGCCGTCGGCGTGCCCTTCACCGCCGCCGCCGTGCTGTCGGCCGGGGTCTTCACTTGGTTCGTCTGGGCGGAGTAG